Proteins co-encoded in one Streptomyces sp. SLBN-31 genomic window:
- a CDS encoding chaplin produces the protein MRQVTRKGLMTVAAATGVLAAAGGYAHADSAASGSASDSPGVLSGNSVQAPVHAPVNVCGNTVNVVGLLNPAFGNGCANQGGGPSGGHGGSGSGGSHAGGHSSDSPGVGSGNRVEAPVDVPVNACGNSVNVVGIGNPATGNDCVNGGGSGSGHTTPPGGGQATPPGHPENPGTPSTPPTRGIHTPGGSSHVNHPGAQTINGPESVSQLAHTGSDMPLGIVLPVGAGALLAGAVLYRKARASA, from the coding sequence ATGCGACAGGTGACCCGCAAGGGCCTGATGACCGTGGCGGCCGCGACCGGCGTGCTCGCCGCCGCCGGTGGCTACGCGCACGCCGACTCCGCAGCGAGCGGCAGTGCCTCGGACTCGCCCGGCGTGCTGTCGGGCAACTCGGTGCAGGCGCCCGTGCACGCGCCGGTGAACGTCTGCGGCAACACCGTGAACGTCGTCGGCCTGCTCAACCCGGCCTTCGGCAACGGGTGCGCCAACCAGGGCGGCGGACCGTCCGGCGGTCACGGCGGCTCCGGTTCCGGCGGCTCGCACGCGGGCGGCCACAGCAGTGACTCACCGGGCGTCGGCTCCGGCAACCGCGTCGAGGCGCCCGTCGACGTGCCGGTCAACGCCTGCGGCAACAGCGTGAACGTCGTCGGCATCGGCAACCCCGCCACCGGCAACGACTGCGTCAACGGCGGCGGTTCGGGCAGCGGTCACACCACGCCTCCCGGCGGGGGTCAGGCGACGCCGCCCGGGCACCCCGAAAACCCGGGCACCCCGAGCACACCGCCCACCCGCGGCATCCACACGCCGGGCGGGTCCTCGCACGTCAACCACCCGGGCGCCCAGACGATCAACGGGCCCGAGTCGGTCTCGCAGCTCGCCCACACCGGCAGCGACATGCCGCTGGGCATCGTGCTCCCCGTCGGAGCCGGAGCGCTGCTGGCGGGCGCCGTGCTCTACCGCAAGGCTCGCGCCTCCGCGTAG
- the chpH gene encoding chaplin ChpH, producing the protein MIKKVVAAAAATGGLVLAGAGMAVADAGAQGAAVHSPGVASGNVIQVPVHIPVNVCGNTVSASGLLNPAFGNTCINH; encoded by the coding sequence ATGATCAAGAAGGTCGTCGCTGCTGCGGCTGCCACCGGTGGTCTGGTTCTGGCGGGTGCGGGCATGGCCGTCGCCGACGCCGGCGCTCAGGGGGCTGCGGTGCACTCCCCGGGTGTCGCTTCCGGCAACGTCATTCAGGTTCCGGTGCACATCCCGGTGAACGTCTGCGGCAACACGGTCTCCGCGTCCGGGCTGCTGAACCCCGCCTTCGGCAATACCTGCATCAACCACTGA
- a CDS encoding M20/M25/M40 family metallo-hydrolase, protein MSDTDTARGVTGEDEVVDLCRELIRFDTSNYGDHSGPGERKAAEWTAEKLAEVGLEPKIFESHPGRASTVARIEGEDPSRPALLIHGHLDVVPANAGDWTHHPFSGEVADGCVWGRGAVDMKDMDAMTLAVVRDRLRSGRRPPRDIVLAFLADEEAGGTYGARHLVDNHPDLFEGVTEAISEVGGFSFTVSEQRRLYLIQTAEKGMHWMKLTVAGTAGHGSMIHRDNAITELSEAVARLGRHKFPVRVTKTTRAFLDELGDALGTELDPEDMEATLARLGGIAKLIGATLSNTANPTQLGAGYKVNVIPGEATAHVDGRFLPGHEEEFLADLDSILGPKVRREDVHSDKALETSFDGALVEAMQSSLLAEDPTAKAIPYMLSGGTDAKSFDDLGIRGFGFAPLKLPPELDFAGMFHGVDERVPVDGLKFGVRVLDRFIDAS, encoded by the coding sequence GTGAGCGACACGGACACGGCCAGGGGCGTCACCGGCGAGGACGAGGTCGTTGACCTCTGCCGCGAACTGATCCGCTTCGACACCAGCAACTACGGCGACCACTCGGGACCGGGTGAGCGCAAGGCGGCCGAGTGGACCGCCGAGAAGCTCGCCGAGGTGGGCCTGGAGCCGAAGATCTTCGAGTCGCACCCGGGCCGCGCCTCCACGGTGGCCCGCATCGAGGGCGAGGACCCCTCCCGGCCCGCGCTGCTGATCCACGGCCACCTGGACGTCGTACCGGCCAACGCCGGCGACTGGACTCACCACCCGTTCTCCGGCGAGGTCGCCGACGGGTGCGTGTGGGGCCGTGGCGCCGTCGACATGAAGGACATGGACGCGATGACGCTGGCGGTCGTCCGCGACCGGCTGCGCAGCGGACGCCGGCCCCCGCGCGACATCGTGCTGGCGTTCCTCGCCGACGAGGAGGCCGGTGGCACCTACGGCGCCCGGCACCTGGTGGACAACCACCCCGACCTCTTCGAGGGCGTCACCGAGGCGATCAGCGAGGTGGGCGGGTTCTCGTTCACCGTGAGCGAGCAGCGCAGGCTGTATCTGATCCAGACGGCCGAGAAGGGCATGCACTGGATGAAGCTGACCGTGGCCGGCACCGCGGGCCACGGCTCGATGATCCACCGGGACAACGCGATCACCGAGCTGTCGGAGGCCGTCGCGCGGCTCGGGCGGCACAAGTTCCCCGTCCGGGTCACCAAGACCACCCGCGCCTTCCTCGACGAGCTCGGCGACGCCCTCGGCACCGAGCTCGACCCGGAGGACATGGAGGCCACGCTGGCCCGGCTCGGCGGCATCGCCAAGCTGATCGGCGCGACGCTGAGCAACACCGCCAACCCCACGCAGCTCGGCGCCGGTTACAAGGTCAACGTCATCCCCGGCGAGGCCACCGCGCACGTCGACGGGCGCTTCCTGCCCGGACACGAGGAGGAGTTCCTCGCCGACCTCGACTCGATCCTCGGTCCCAAGGTGCGGCGCGAGGACGTGCACTCCGACAAGGCCCTGGAGACCTCCTTCGACGGCGCCCTGGTCGAGGCCATGCAGTCCTCGCTGCTGGCCGAGGACCCGACTGCCAAGGCGATCCCCTACATGCTCTCCGGCGGTACGGACGCCAAGTCCTTCGACGACCTCGGTATCCGCGGCTTCGGCTTCGCGCCCCTCAAGCTGCCCCCGGAGCTGGACTTCGCCGGCATGTTCCACGGGGTCGACGAGCGGGTGCCGGTCGACGGTCTGAAGTTCGGCGTGCGCGTTCTCGATCGTTTCATCGACGCGTCATGA
- a CDS encoding DUF5703 family protein, with translation MPEYEFVDVYVPRGVSRKDATRLLTDHAEYGHWELDRLSLMRDGSRRVRLRRRIIRQVRATW, from the coding sequence ATGCCGGAATACGAATTTGTCGACGTGTACGTACCGCGCGGGGTCTCCCGCAAGGACGCCACACGCCTGCTGACGGACCATGCCGAGTACGGACACTGGGAGTTGGACCGCCTCAGTCTGATGCGCGACGGCAGCCGCAGGGTGCGGTTGCGCCGGCGGATCATCCGCCAGGTGCGCGCCACGTGGTGA